In one window of Arachis ipaensis cultivar K30076 chromosome B06, Araip1.1, whole genome shotgun sequence DNA:
- the LOC107647558 gene encoding glucan endo-1,3-beta-glucosidase-like, translating into MEKKTPLISLDSTLHATLLLLALVFIQEVQGIGVNYGTIADNLPPPAEVAKFLSKSTIINRVRLFDANPELLRAFKDTRIEVTITVPNNQIPRVTNLTVAREWVQTNVQPFIPSTKLVRILVGNEVLSTANKLLISNLVPAMQTLHVALVELSIDSHIKVTTPHSLGILVNSTTPSGARFRQGYDTHVIKPMLSFLRDSNSPFMVNPYPFFGFSVDTLDYALFLPNSGMVDDVTHLRYTNMLDAQLDSVYSAMKVLGFEDVEIVIGETGWPTKGDPAQIGVDPMSASEYNGNLIRHVTSGVGTPLMPNRTFETYIFALFDENLKPGPTCERNFGLFWPNMTPVYDIHIMRNTAIGVAHYRHKSRLIIMVILSFIGSWRGSIFL; encoded by the exons ATGGAGAAGAAAACGCCTCTTATATCCTTGGATTCAACATTACACGCAACTTTGCTACTCCTTGCATTAGTTTTCATCCAAG AGGTGCAAGGAATTGGTGTTAATTATGGCACAATAGCAGATAACCTTCCTCCACCAGCTGAAGTAGCAAAATTCCTCTCAAAATCCACCATCATTAACCGGGTGAGACTCTTCGATGCCAACCCCGAACTCCTACGCGCTTTTAAGGACACAAGAATCGAGGTCACAATAACCGTCCCTAACAACCAAATCCCACGTGTAACTAACTTAACCGTTGCACGTGAATGGGTCCAAACCAACGTCCAACCGTTCATCCCTTCAACTAAATTAGTTAGAATTCTCGTTGGCAACGAAGTGTTGTCCACTGCCAACAAACTTTTAATTAGCAACTTAGTCCCTGCAATGCAAACACTCCACGTGGCACTTGTTGAGCTCTCAATAGATAGCCACATAAAAGTTACCACACCACACTCTCTGGGCATTTTGGTAAATTCAACTACACCTTCCGGTGCGAGATTTAGGCAAGGCTATGATACTCATGTGATTAAACCAATGCTTAGTTTTCTTAGAGATTCGAATTCACCATTCATGGTTAACCCTTACCCATTCTTTGGATTTTCCGTTGATACCCTTGATTATGCACTTTTCTTACCCAATTCTGGCATGGTTGATGACGTCACTCATCTACGTTACACCAACATGTTGGATGCACAACTTGATTCTGTTTATTCTGCCATGAAGGTTTTGGGATTCGAAGATGTTGAGATTGTGATCGGTGAAACGGGCTGGCCCACTAAGGGAGACCCGGCCCAAATTGGTGTGGATCCAATGAGTGCTTCGGAGTACAATGGGAATCTCATACGTCATGTCACTTCCGGGGTTGGAACTCCTCTCATGCCTAACCGGACTTTTGAGACTTATATTTTTGCTTTGTTTGATGAGAACTTGAAACCCGGCCCAACATGCGAAAGGAATTTTGGGCTTTTCTGGCCCAATATGACTCCTGTCTATGACATTCATATAATGAGGAACACTGCCATTGGGGTTGCTCATTATCGTCATAAATCACGTTTAATAATCATGGTTATTTTAAGCTTCATTGGTTCCTGGCGGGGTTCAATATTTTTGTAG